One stretch of Prionailurus viverrinus isolate Anna chromosome C1, UM_Priviv_1.0, whole genome shotgun sequence DNA includes these proteins:
- the WNT4 gene encoding protein Wnt-4 isoform X2 — protein sequence MSPRSCLRSLRLLVFAVFSAAASNWLYLAKLSSVGSISEEETCEKLKGLIQRQVQMCKRNLEVMDSVRRGAQLAIEECQYQFRNRRWNCSTLDSLPVFGKVVTQGTREAAFVYAISSAGVAFAVTRACSSGELEKCGCDRTVHGVSPQGFQWSGCSDNIAYGVAFSQSFVDVRERSKGASSSRALMNLHNNEAGRKVGHALKEKFDGATEVEPRRVGSSRALVPRNAQFKPHTDEDLVYLEPSPDFCEQDVRSGVLGTRGRTCNKTSKAIDGCELLCCGRGFHTAQVELAERCSCKFHWCCFVKCRQCQRLVELHTCR from the exons ATGAGTCCCCGCTCGTGCCTGCGTTCGCTGCGCCTCCTGGTCTTCGCTGTCTTCTCGGCCGCCGCGAGCAACTGGCT GTACCTGGCCAAGCTGTCCTCCGTGGGGAGCATCTCAGAGGAGGAGACGTGCGAGAAGCTCAAGGGCCTGATCCAGAGGCAGGTGCAGATGTGCAAGCGGAACCTTGAGGTGATGGACTCGGTGCGCCGAGGTGCTCAGCTCGCCATCGAGGAGTGCCAGTACCAGTTCCGGAACCGGCGCTGGAACTGCTCCACACTCGACTCCCTGCCTGTCTTCGGCAAGGTGGTGACTcaag GGACCCGGGAGGCGGCCTTCGTGTACGCCATCTCTTCAGCAGGTGTGGCCTTCGCGGTGACGCGGGCATGCAGCAGCGGGGAGTTGGAAAAGTGTGGCTGTGACCGGACGGTACATGGAGTCAGCCCGCAGG GCTTCCAGTGGTCGGGATGCTCGGACAACATCGCCTATGGCGTGGCCTTCTCCCAGTCCTTCGTGGACGTGCGGGAGAGAAGCAAGGGGGCCTCATCCAGCCGCGCCCTCATGAACCTCCACAACAACGAGGCTGGCAGGAAG GTGGGCCACGCACTCAAAGAGAAGTTCGACGGCGCCACCGAGGTGGAGCCACGCCGCGTGGGCTCCTCCAGGGCGCTGGTGCCGCGCAACGCACAGTTCAAGCCGCACACGGATGAGGACCTGGTGTATTTGGAGCCCAGCCCGGACTTCTGCGAGCAGGACGTGCGCAGCGGCGTGCTGGGCACGAGGGGCCGCACGTGCAACAAGACGTCCAAGGCCATCGACGGCTGCGAGCTGCTGTGCTGCGGCCGGGGCTTCCACACGGCCCAGGTGGAGCTGGCCGAGCGCTGCAGCTGCAAATTCCACTGGTGCTGCTTCGTCAAGTGCCGGCAGTGCCAGCGGCTGGTGGAGCTGCACACGTGCCGGTGA
- the WNT4 gene encoding protein Wnt-4 isoform X1 has product MSPRSCLRSLRLLVFAVFSAAASNWLYLAKLSSVGSISEEETCEKLKGLIQRQVQMCKRNLEVMDSVRRGAQLAIEECQYQFRNRRWNCSTLDSLPVFGKVVTQGTREAAFVYAISSAGVAFAVTRACSSGELEKCGCDRTVHGVSPQGFQWSGCSDNIAYGVAFSQSFVDVRERSKGASSSRALMNLHNNEAGRKAILTHMRVECKCHGVSGSCEVKTCWRAVPPFRQVGHALKEKFDGATEVEPRRVGSSRALVPRNAQFKPHTDEDLVYLEPSPDFCEQDVRSGVLGTRGRTCNKTSKAIDGCELLCCGRGFHTAQVELAERCSCKFHWCCFVKCRQCQRLVELHTCR; this is encoded by the exons ATGAGTCCCCGCTCGTGCCTGCGTTCGCTGCGCCTCCTGGTCTTCGCTGTCTTCTCGGCCGCCGCGAGCAACTGGCT GTACCTGGCCAAGCTGTCCTCCGTGGGGAGCATCTCAGAGGAGGAGACGTGCGAGAAGCTCAAGGGCCTGATCCAGAGGCAGGTGCAGATGTGCAAGCGGAACCTTGAGGTGATGGACTCGGTGCGCCGAGGTGCTCAGCTCGCCATCGAGGAGTGCCAGTACCAGTTCCGGAACCGGCGCTGGAACTGCTCCACACTCGACTCCCTGCCTGTCTTCGGCAAGGTGGTGACTcaag GGACCCGGGAGGCGGCCTTCGTGTACGCCATCTCTTCAGCAGGTGTGGCCTTCGCGGTGACGCGGGCATGCAGCAGCGGGGAGTTGGAAAAGTGTGGCTGTGACCGGACGGTACATGGAGTCAGCCCGCAGG GCTTCCAGTGGTCGGGATGCTCGGACAACATCGCCTATGGCGTGGCCTTCTCCCAGTCCTTCGTGGACGTGCGGGAGAGAAGCAAGGGGGCCTCATCCAGCCGCGCCCTCATGAACCTCCACAACAACGAGGCTGGCAGGAAG gCTATCCTGACACACATGCGGGTGGAGTGCAAGTGCCACGGGGTGTCGGGCTCCTGTGAGGTAAAGACGTGCTGGCGAGCCGTGCCGCCCTTCCGCCAGGTGGGCCACGCACTCAAAGAGAAGTTCGACGGCGCCACCGAGGTGGAGCCACGCCGCGTGGGCTCCTCCAGGGCGCTGGTGCCGCGCAACGCACAGTTCAAGCCGCACACGGATGAGGACCTGGTGTATTTGGAGCCCAGCCCGGACTTCTGCGAGCAGGACGTGCGCAGCGGCGTGCTGGGCACGAGGGGCCGCACGTGCAACAAGACGTCCAAGGCCATCGACGGCTGCGAGCTGCTGTGCTGCGGCCGGGGCTTCCACACGGCCCAGGTGGAGCTGGCCGAGCGCTGCAGCTGCAAATTCCACTGGTGCTGCTTCGTCAAGTGCCGGCAGTGCCAGCGGCTGGTGGAGCTGCACACGTGCCGGTGA